A portion of the Bacillota bacterium genome contains these proteins:
- a CDS encoding nucleotidyltransferase domain-containing protein — protein MARESVERLIRQYVETLRQHNIRVARAILFGSHARGEADGESDIDVAIISPDFGRDRFKEAVRLKLLTEHVDTNISPRPYSPKEVDESVRGTFLHDEILAKGKVVYSAQDGHAQTQT, from the coding sequence GTGGCTCGAGAATCAGTTGAAAGGCTCATAAGACAGTACGTGGAGACACTTCGCCAGCACAACATCAGAGTTGCTCGGGCCATCCTGTTTGGATCCCACGCTCGCGGGGAGGCAGATGGCGAGAGCGACATCGATGTAGCTATCATCTCCCCGGACTTCGGACGTGACCGCTTCAAGGAGGCAGTGCGACTCAAACTCCTCACAGAGCACGTTGATACCAACATCTCGCCGCGTCCGTATTCCCCAAAGGAGGTCGATGAGAGCGTCCGCGGCACGTTCCTGCACGACGAAATCCTCGCCAAAGGGAAAGTAGTCTATTCGGCGCAGGACGGACATGCGCAAACGCAGACGTGA
- a CDS encoding DegT/DnrJ/EryC1/StrS aminotransferase family protein has product MTCTSWFVYVIRVRADEVNGEEPTPERHHPEQRSSERQLLERASAVRDHVMRRFQEAGIGCRPYFTPIHLQPFYRAEFGFKEGDFPVTELAGRTSIVIPFHNHLTAEEIDYVAGVLERALVEM; this is encoded by the coding sequence GTGACGTGCACGAGCTGGTTCGTGTATGTGATCCGGGTCCGCGCCGACGAAGTCAACGGGGAGGAGCCCACCCCCGAGCGCCACCACCCCGAGCAGCGATCCAGCGAGCGACAACTCCTTGAGCGCGCGTCCGCCGTGCGCGACCACGTGATGCGGCGCTTCCAGGAGGCGGGGATCGGGTGCCGCCCGTACTTCACCCCCATCCACCTGCAGCCCTTCTACCGCGCCGAGTTCGGCTTCAAGGAGGGCGACTTTCCTGTCACTGAGCTCGCCGGGCGCACGAGCATCGTCATCCCGTTCCACAACCACCTTACCGCCGAGGAGATCGACTACGTCGCTGGCGTCCTCGAGCGGGCGCTGGTGGAGATGTGA
- a CDS encoding spore photoproduct lyase gives MSRLKAEDVEVSVYEKKIPLSTQKTFAERFFLSKRTMVVLVWKRRDFQTCRPSAHYQLPLVSGCPGLCEYCYLNTNLGRTPYVKVYVNV, from the coding sequence ATGAGTAGGTTGAAGGCCGAAGACGTTGAGGTATCGGTTTACGAGAAGAAGATTCCGCTCTCGACCCAAAAGACCTTTGCGGAGCGGTTTTTCCTGTCCAAGCGAACAATGGTGGTCTTGGTATGGAAAAGACGGGACTTTCAGACTTGCAGGCCGTCGGCGCACTATCAGCTGCCCCTGGTCTCCGGGTGTCCGGGACTGTGCGAGTACTGTTACCTCAATACCAATCTCGGGCGAACCCCCTATGTCAAGGTATACGTAAATGTCG
- a CDS encoding HEPN domain-containing protein, whose protein sequence is MNVHVQEWLDISREDYDAAEVMFENRKYLYSVFMCQQAVEKAIKALYQHKFTEVPPRKHDLVRLADEAGVLGECSDGQKVLLSTLTEFYIEARYPGDRAELSIRCDRDFARTILDDTREMVAWLENQLKGS, encoded by the coding sequence ATGAACGTACACGTGCAGGAATGGCTCGATATCTCCCGCGAGGACTACGATGCTGCAGAGGTCATGTTCGAGAACCGCAAGTACTTGTACTCGGTATTCATGTGCCAGCAAGCAGTGGAGAAAGCCATAAAAGCGCTGTACCAACACAAGTTTACCGAGGTCCCGCCCCGTAAGCACGACCTGGTGCGACTCGCCGACGAGGCCGGCGTTTTGGGCGAATGTTCGGATGGGCAAAAGGTCCTCCTCTCAACCCTCACGGAGTTCTACATAGAAGCACGATACCCTGGGGATAGGGCGGAGCTGTCCATAAGGTGCGATAGGGACTTCGCGCGCACGATTCTAGATGATACCAGGGAGATGGTCGCGTGGCTCGAGAATCAGTTGAAAGGCTCATAA